The following are from one region of the Coffea eugenioides isolate CCC68of chromosome 2, Ceug_1.0, whole genome shotgun sequence genome:
- the LOC113762712 gene encoding glycine-rich protein 2 has translation MAAEEGGEQRQTERAKGHVKWFNDQKGFGFITPTDGGEDLFVHHSGIKAGGGGFRSLGEGEAVEFEVEQGGDGRTKAVDVTGPDGGPVQGGSRGGGGGGGYNGGGGGRSRGGGGYGGGGGGYGGGGGGYGGGGGGYGGGGGYGGSGGGGCFKCGESGHLARDCYQGGGGGGRYGGGGSGCFKCGEDGHFARECPNSNR, from the coding sequence ATGGCTGCTGAAGAGGGTGGTGAGCAGAGGCAAACCGAGAGGGCAAAGGGCCATGTCAAGTGGTTCAATGACCAGAAAGGTTTTGGATTCATCACTCCTACTGACGGCGGCGAAGATTTGTTCGTCCATCACTCTGGGATTAAGGCCGGCGGTGGCGGGTTTCGCAGTCTGGGCGAGGGTGAAGCCGTCGAGTTTGAGGTGGAGCAAGGTGGTGATGGCCGTACCAAGGCCGTCGATGTCACTGGCCCAGATGGGGGACCTGTTCAGGGAGGAAGCCGCGGCGGCGGCGGAGGAGGTGGCTACAACGGAGGCGGTGGTGGCAGGAGCCGCGGTGGAGGGGGATACGGCGGCGGCGGAGGCGGGTACGGCGGCGGTGGTGGTGGGTACGGCGGCGGTGGAGGGGGGTACGGCGGCGGTGGAGGTTACGGAGGAAGCGGAGGAGGTGGGTGTTTCAAGTGCGGTGAGTCTGGGCATCTTGCTAGGGACTGCTACCAGGGTGGCGGCGGTGGGGGTAGGTATGGCGGTGGGGGAAGCGGCTGCTTCAAATGCGGGGAAGATGGACATTTTGCCCGAGAATGCCCTAACAGTAATCGTTGA
- the LOC113763252 gene encoding auxin transporter-like protein 2 — protein sequence MATDKAVETVIVGNYVEMETEGKPADVKAKISKLFWHGGSVYDAWFSCASNQVAQVLLTLPYSFSQLGMMSGILFQLFYGLMGSWTAYLISILYIEYRTRKEREKVDFRNHVIQWFEVLDGLLGKHWRNVGLAFNCTFLLFGSVIQLIACASNIYYINDNLDKRTWTYIFGACCATTVFIPSFHNYRIWSFLGLLMTTYTAWYLAVASLLHGQVEGVKHSGPSKLVLYFTGATNILYTFGGHAVTVEIMHAMWKPQKFKAIYLLATLYVLTLTLPSAAAVYWAFGDMLLNHSNAFALLPRSPFRDMAVILMLIHQFITFGFACTPLYFVWEKAIGMHECKSLCKRAAARLPVVIPIWFLAIVFPFFGPINSTVGSLLVSFTVYIIPALAHIFTFKSAAARENAVEQPPKFVGRWIGAYVINIFVVVWVLIVGFGFGGWASMVNFIHQIDTFGLFTKCYQCPPQQFPPPPVMNATAPLPPPPGNLTLPHHIIRKP from the exons ATGGCGACGGACAAGGCGGTGGAGACCGTAATTGTAGGAAATTATGTAGAGATGGAGACGGAAGGCAAGCCCGCGGACGTCAAGGCCAAGATTTCCAAGCTGTTCTGGCACGGTGGCTCAGTTTATGATGCTTGGTTCAGCTGTGCTTCCAATCAG GTGGCCCAGGTACTACTGACGTTGCCATACTCATTTTCCCAGCTGGGAATGATGTCTGGGATCCTCTTCCAGCTCTTCTACGGTCTGATGGGAAGTTGGACGGCTTATCTCATCAGCATTCTGTATATTGAGTACCGAACCAGAAAGGAAAGAGAGAAAGTTGATTTCAGAAATCACGTCATTCAG TGGTTCGAAGTTCTTGATGGGTTGCTGGGGAAACATTGGAGGAACGTGGGTTTGGCGTTTAACTGCACGTTTCTTCTGTTTGGATCCGTGATTCAGCTCATCGCTTGTGCAAg CAATATATACTACATTAATGACAATCTGGACAAGAGAACTTGGACTTACATCTTTGGAGCTTGCTGCGCCACTACCGTCTTCATACCTTCTTTCCACAACTACCGAATCTGGTCTTTCCTGGGACTGTTAATGACCACTTATACAGCTTGGTACCTCGCCGTTGCTTCACTACTCCACGGCCAG GTAGAGGGGGTGAAACATTCGGGCCCAAGCAAGCTGGTGCTGTACTTCACAGGGGCCACAAACATTCTCTATACATTCGGAGGACATGCAGTTACTGT AGAAATCATGCACGCCATGTGGAAGCCACAGAAATTCAAAGCCATATACTTGCTGGCAACCCTGTACGTATTGACACTGACGCTTCCATCCGCGGCAGCAGTGTATTGGGCATTTGGTGATATGCTTCTGAATCACTCTAATGCATTCGCCCTCCTCCCCAGATCGCCCTTTAGGGACATGGCTGTAATCCTCATGCTCATTCATCAG TTCATAACATTTGGATTTGCATGCACGCCCTTGTATTTCGTGTGGGAAAAGGCAATCGGCATGCACGAATGCAAGAGCCTGTGCAAGCGTGCCGCAGCAAGATTGCCGGTGGTCATCCCCATTTGGTTCTTGGCCATCGTCTTCCCTTTCTTTGGTCCTATCAACTCCACTGTTGGATCTCTTCTCGTTAGCTTCACCGTCTACATTATCCCTGCCCTCGCTCACATTTTCACCTTCAAATCTGCAGCTGCCCGCGAG AATGCAGTAGAGCAACCACCGAAATTTGTGGGAAGATGGATCGGGGCATATGTGATTAACATCTTCGTGGTTGTGTGGGTCCTCATCGTCGGGTTCGGATTCGGTGGGTGGGCAAGCATGGTTAACTTCATCCACCAAATTGACACCTTTGGACTCTTCACCAAGTGCTACCAGTGTCCCCCTCAACAGTTTCCACCACCGCCTGTCATGAACGCCACCGCTCCTCTACCTCCTCCCCCCGGAAATCTAACTCTCCCACACCACATCATTCGCAAGCCTTGA